The Zingiber officinale cultivar Zhangliang chromosome 9A, Zo_v1.1, whole genome shotgun sequence genome window below encodes:
- the LOC122021230 gene encoding uncharacterized protein LOC122021230 isoform X2, with protein sequence MDCDDSDFQSQNFHLIGEDNDGFPQSLQSYDPPKFDIDDHFQSHLRFDSLAESRLFLGIQGEENNWIEEFSPRHSTAEFGSSALQTCSIAGNDVWSDTPSELPRMPVKSIRDNEVNTQNMNTESEIHPKEDSAKNILGLSDDIARTNQHGVSLHTPICENSDSVSNINLSDQKYHAVGEVVDSEFTANVELTSSSVEVPKACLVSGELVEVVQSKDLLDNSLQTPICEDSVSVLNINLSDQKYHAVGEVVDSEFTANVELTSSVEVPKVCLVSGELLEVVQSKDLLDNSSVISSFDDCASAVNRSLDMSATSVPSNSQNCSLALLTDAASTETGKLGNSLLTEPKKEDCHTINVNKNSESSQSENKQSETFSIVHGEHRLNEHSSLDQALNNDVCAVKDSSGMVPPIDSLVLENEGSHDNVLSENSDGLLQAIAYQVKSLNKDLKAEDKRSTNTAQLPSLAKDAGENFVDAVTEKRTELSDIAAGLITSPALLLVESQPFCSGEQRDLDKSKRVIGDKKWKIDFSSTVDTEITAVEDDTGSQIHTLTTHNLDILQRAKNGDNKSLKDFTEKLDASEQTVANQPSALLEGAENMTSSSNEELDPISETACLVAESTVDNISHLEEKDESTQSVGSNDNKLKDHSPITEITQLSSSETQDHGVLMDSDEISIKDQAENTQLLHSEVEVIIEEKEIILSSSPDLHSDGKDAQATSLSDVNFSTNSEKVGGFHVMADSDAKGPSVEIFSDEQETTKNDEVQVAFSDGAFSLSTCKSTEQEDANLAPTNHSDKPKHTDIEFDTSNIGTNVLSQLPLPEGNLESSSFDPQGGKASSYDTNCGSPTVISCKEWNLEERNSTQYRERNSLLQNFAGPSLEAPKFDIFKGTVQDPKMSTFGDDGNFTFIVPLCKNDTPEDCNKAQEFANTTQLLEQSQISAEISQEHSSDTVKETTINPSMSVENKRNQASARATKKAGISKGDANEKSQEKHSKGSKRTPRSTSSRALRNKISKDDVQQCTMKSSCSPNVQTSNLPDMSTSATPLFHQPFTDLQQVQLRAQIFVYGSLIQGVLPDEACMLPAFGGTDGGRSLWEKTWRVASERFHNKKSLTSSSEQGVSCSPLSSKALNSSAGRRDSKTPIAATKSSIVSFQSPFQNSSKDVLPSNITRGTYLDSNQSSLPLHSYQTSQMRQYLTNSTSWFSPSPHHASWVVPSQGSPFDSTAHHSSAIASETSQVTPARDTSKFRAANMQLTSSSALLPRQDTPSISAVLSSEVQNKEATPVGNKSTSTREKSRKRKKISSLEEPLLNISTPQPQLDSASATYVTSNLPSCSSLPRLSSSLSPSTSVGFISTTSQAPAVPYYQILGNSSQQNIFSKETCTHIEQSKVQADIASASAAAAIKHSQTIWEQMTAQKSGLPLEVEGKLVSAAVAAAAAASVAKAAAEVAKVASEATMQAKMMADEAVNSSYAENGTQSTESNLDIGKSLLTSSGKDNINGLSVISAAREATRRRVEASSAAMKRAENLDAILKAAEMAAEAVSQVGTIIAMGDPLPFSISEIVEAGSDVYWKRHRKTKIGAESNLQPKKNLGLHIASDHELYTEQQAELLSDHNKIKDSIIERSPGNLKSISSEEHYEGHELQGREKIVSTGRGPTQGSTIQTGSHVEVVAEGGLQGAWFSAFVLDIKDGKAYVQYKDLPSDEGHEKLKEWIPLESKGDQPPRIRAPHNIMVGIPEGTRKRRRGTLSNFNWAVGDRVDAWMCDRWWEGVVTDKNPDDETKLTVHFSGSDLSVVRAWNLRPSLIWEDGQWIEWSRAKEKVALETYEGDTPQEKRQKLWRLDDKSKEEIIEGGLNTHTGDSSKLEETNPLNLSAKDVMFSMGKNVGEGNNDDAFKVKRAGLQKDRSKVVFGVPKPGKKRKFMEVSKHYTADKTEKAAERSDSMKFAKYLIPQASQSWRNSSKQETKGKQTTNLNTRVLKSLRSQNVQAKSTVDKDKLVNSASVSNGVEVSLKTSFSTGEKKDSMEIGSLPHIIGKVDVAVLEPSAQPVQGIPASKKKSSSLEVEMGEKEKGSSGVELTSRSEVQGLENIGKRSDVIEPRRSNRRIQPTSRLLEGLQSSLLISKIPNFSHDKGTKNLHKGGPSSRGPSQINRR encoded by the exons ATGGATTGTGATGATAGTGACTTTCAGAGCCAGAACTTTCATCTAATTGGAGAGGATAATGATGGGTTTCCCCAAAGCTTACAGTCATATGATCCTCCAAAATTTGATATTGACGATCATTTTCAATCTCATTTAAGGTTTGATAGTTTAGCTGAATCACGACTTTTTCTTGGCATTCAAGGTGAAGAAAACAATTGGATCGAAGAGTTCTCTCCTAGACATAGTACTGCAGAATTTGGCTCAAGTGCCTTGCAGACTTGTTCCATTGCTGGGAACGACGTTTGGTCTGATACTCCATCTGAATTGCCGCGGATGCCAGTAAAATCTATTAGAGATAATGAGGTAAACACACAAAACATGAATACAGAGTCAGAAATACATCCAAAAGAAGACTCTGCTAAAAATATTCTGGGGTTGAGTGATGATATAGCTAGAACCAACCAGCATGGAGTTTCTCTTCACACTCCCATTTGTGAAAATTCTGATTCTGTCTCGAATATAAATTTATCTGACCAAAAGTATCATGCTGTTGGGGAGGTGGTTGACTCAGAATTCACTGCTAATGTAGAATTAACATCTTCATCGGTTGAGGTACCTAAAGCATGTTTGGTTTCTGGTGAGCTTGTTGAGGTGGTTCAAAGCAAGGACCTATTGGATAATTCACTTCAAACTCCCATTTGTGAAGATTCTGTTTCTgtcttgaatataaatttatctGACCAAAAGTATCATGCTGTCGGGGAGGTGGTTGACTCAGAATTCACTGCTAATGTAGAATTAACTTCATCAGTTGAGGTACCTAAAGTATGTTTGGTTTCTGGCGAGCTTCTTGAGGTGGTTCAGAGCAAGGACCTATTGGATAATTCATCAgtgattagttcatttgatgaCTGTGCTAGTGCTGTAAACAGAAGTCTTGACATGAGTGCAACTTCTGTTCCCAGCAACAGTCAGAATTGCTCCTTGGCTTTACTCACCGATGCTGCAAGTACCGAAACAGGTAAACTGGGAAACTCATTATTAACAGAGCCAAAGAAAGAAGATTGCCATACCATTAATGTGAATAAGAACTCAGAATCTTCACAGTCTGAAAACAAGCAGAGTGAAACATTTTCTATTGTACATGGTGAACACAGACTGAATGAACACAGTTCTCTGGACCAGGCTCTCAATAATGATGTTTGTGCTGTTAAGGATTCTTCAGGAATGGTTCCACCGATAGATTCTCTGGTGTTGGAAAATGAAGGGTCTCATGATAATGTGCTCTCAGAGAACTCTGATGGACTGCTGCAAGCTATTGCTTACCAAGTGAAATCTTTGAACAAAGACTtgaaggcagaggataaaagatCAACTAATACTGCTCAGTTACCATCTTTGGCAAAGGATGCTGGAGAGAATTTTGTTGACGCTGTCACTGAGAAGAGAACCGAGCTTTCTGATATAGCAGCAGGACTTATTACTTCTCCTGCTTTATTGCTTGTGGAAAGTCAACCATTTTGTTCTGGGGAACAGAGAGATCTTGATAAGTCCAAAAGAGTAATTGGTGACAAAAAATGGAAGATAGACTTTTCATCTACAGTAGACACTGAAATAACTGCAGTTGAAGATGATACTGGTTCACAGATTCATACTTTAACTACCCATAACTTGGATATTTTGCAGAGAGCAAAGAATGGTGACAATAAATCCTTAAAAGATTTTACTGAAAAGTTGGATGCCTCAGAACAAACTGTTGCCAATCAACCTTCTGCTTTACTGGAGGGTGCAGAAAATATGACCTCTTCCTCTAATGAGGAATTAGATCCAATATCTGAGACTGCTTGTTTGGTTGCTGAATCAACTGTCGATAACATTAGTCATTTAGAGGAAAAGGATGAATCTACCCAATCGGTCGGTTCAAATGACAATAAACTTAAGGATCACTCTCCCATTACTGAGATTACACAATTATCGTCATCTGAAACACAGGACCATGGTGTGTTGATGGATAGTGATGAGATATCAATCAAGGACCAAGCAG AGAATACCCAGCTGCTACACTCTGAGGTTGAAGTGATAATAGAAGAGAAAGAAATCATATTGTCATCCTCTCCTGATTTGCATTCAGATGGGAAAGATGCACAGGCCACTTCCTTGTCAGATGTGAATTTTAGCACAAACAGTGAGAAAGTAGGAGGATTCCATGTGATGGCTGATTCAGATGCGAAGGGTCCATCAGTTGAGATTTTTTCTGATGAACAGG AAACTACCAAAAATGATGAAGTTCAGGTGGCTTTTTCAGATGGGGCATTTTCTCTTTCCACTTGCAAAAGCACAGAGCAAGAAGATGCAAATTTAGCTCCAACAAATCATTCTGACAAGCCAAAACATACTGATATAGAAT TTGATACGTCAAATATTGGTACAAATGTCCTTTCTCAGTTGCCTTTGCCTGAAGGTAATCTAGAGTCCTCCTCCTTTGATCCTCAAGGTGGAAAGGCAAGTTCATATGATACAAATTGTGGTTCACCTACTGTTATTAGTTGCAAAGAATGGAACCTTGAGGAAAGGAATAGCACACAGTATAGAGAAAGGAATAGTTTGTTGCAAAATTTTGCAGGCCCTTCGTTAGAGGCACCAAAGTTTGATATCTTTAAAGGCACTGTTCAAGATCCCAAAATGAGTACTTTTGGTGATGATGGAAACTTCACGTTCATAGTACCCCTATGTAAAAATGATACCCCAGAAGACTGCAACAAGGCTCAGGAATTTGCCAATACGACTCAGCTCTTAGAACAGTCTCAG ATTTCTGCAGAAATTTCTCAGGAACATTCAAGTGACACTGTAAAAGAAACTACTATCAATCCAAGCATGAGTGTGGAAAACAAAAGGAATCAAGCATCTGCTCGTGCAACTAAGAAGGCCGGTATTTCAAAAGGGGATGCAAATGAGAAGTCACAAGAAAAACATTCTAAAGGAAGCAAAAGGACACCGCGTAGTACATCTAGTAGAGCCTTAAGAAACAAAATTAGCAAAGATGATGTGCAGCAATGTACTATGAAATCTTCCTGTTCTCCAAATGTTCAAACATCTAATCTGCCGGATATGAGCACATCAGCTACTCCGCTATTTCATCAGCCTTTCACAGATTTACAACAAGTACAATTGCGGGCTCAGATTTTTGTTTATGGATCTCTCAT ACAAGGAGTCCTGCCAGATGAGGCTTGCATGTTACCAGCCTTCGGAGGAACTG ATGGAGGAAGGAGCTTATGGGAGAAAACATGGCGTGTTGCTTCAGAAAGGTTTCATAACAAGAAATCACTGACCAGCAGTTCAG AACAAGGTGTCAGCTGCAGCCCTCTCTCAAGCAAGGCTCTTAATTCCTCTGCTGGTAGGAGGGACAGCAAGACCCCAATTGCAGCAACAAAAAGTTCCATTGTTTCTTTCCAATCACCATTCCAGAATTCATCTAAGGATGTTTTACCCTCGAATATCACAAGAGGCACCTACTTAGATTCCAATCAATCTTCCCttcctctacattcatatcagaCTTCGCAGATGAGGCAGTACTTGACCAACTCTACATCTTGGTTTTCTCCAAGTCCTCATCATGCTTCGTGGGTTGTTCCATCACAAGGTTCACCTTTTGATTCAACTGCACATCATTCTTCTGCAATAGCTTCTGAAACATCTCAAGTAACACCTGCAAGAGACACTTCTAAATTTCGTGCAGCAAATATGCAGCTTACCTCTTCAAGCGCTTTGCTGCCTCGTCAAGATACTCCAAGTATTTCTGCAGTATTGTCAAGTGAGGTTCAAAATAAGGAAGCTACTCCTGTAGGAAATAAAAGCACTTCTACTAGGGAGAAGTCCAGAAAGAGGAAAAAGATTTCTTCATTGGAGGAGCCTCTGTTGAATATTTCTACTCCCCAACCTCAACTAGATTCTGCTTCTGCCACTTATGTCACTAGTAATCTACCTAGTTGTTCATCCCTTCCTCGATTGTCTAGTTCTCTAAGTCCCAGTACATCTGTTGGTTTTATTTCAACTACATCTCAAGCACCAGCTGTCCCTTACTACCAAATATTGGGGAATAGTTCTCAACAGAATATCTTCTCAAAAGAGACCTGTACTCATATTGAGCAGTCAAAGGTGCAAGCTGACATTGCTTCTGCTTCTGCTGCTGCTGCTATTAAGCACAGCCAAACTATTTGGGAACAGATGACTGCTCAAAAATCAGGCCTTCCATTGGAGGTTGAAGGGAAGCTTGTCTCTGCAGCTGTTGCTGCTGCAGCAGCTGCTTCTGTAGCAAAGGCAGCTGCAGAAGTTGCTAAGGTTGCATCCGAGGCTACAATGCAGGCTAAGATGATGGCAGATGAGGCAGTTAATTCTTCATATGCTGAAAATGGTACTCAAAGCACTGAAAGTAACCTTGATATTGGGAAAAGTTTGCTTACCTCTTCAGGTAAGGATAACATTAATGGTCTTTCAGTCATTTCTGCTGCACGAGAGGCTACAAGGAGGAGGGTAGAAGCATCCTCTGCAGCCATGAAGAGGGCTGAGAACTTGGATGCCATACTAAAAGCTGCAGAAATGGCTGCAGAAGCTGTGTCCCAAGTTGGAACCATCATTGCAATGGGGGACCCCCTACCATTCTCAATAAGTGAAATAGTAGAAGCTGGATCTGATGTTTACTGGAAACGACATCGTAAGACTAAAATTGGGGCTGAATCAAATTTACAGCCCAAGAAGAATTTAGGTCTGCATATAGCAAGTGACCATGAGTTATACACAGAACAACAAGCTGAACTGCTATCAGATCATAATAAGATAAAAGATTCTATTATTGAAAGGTCTCCTGGTAACCTGAAGTCCATATCATCAGAAGAACATTATGAAG GGCATGAGTTACAAGGCAGAGAAAAGATTGTTTCAACCGGAAGAGGTCCtacacaaggaagtaccattcAGACAGGCTCCCATGTTGAG GTTGTAGCTGAAGGTGGTCTTCAAGGAGCTTGGTTTTCTGCATTTGTCCTTGATATCAAAGATGGTAAAGCATATGTGCAGTACAAGGATCTTCCTTCTGATGAAG GTCATGAGAAGCTCAAGGAGTGGATACCACTTGAATCCAAAGGTGACCAACCTCCCAGAATACGTGCACCACATAACATAATGGTAGGTATACCAGAGGGAACAAGGAAGCGGAGGAGAGGGACTCTAAGTAATTTCAATTGGGCAGTCGGTGACAGGGTAGATGCATGGATGTGTGATCG TTGGTGGGAAGGTGTTGTCACTGATAAGAATCCAGATGATGAAACCAAATTAACTGTACACTTTTCAG GGTCCGATTTGTCAGTTGTTCGAGCTTGGAACTTACGGCCGTCACTTATTTGGGAAGATGGCCAATGGATAGAATGGTCTCGTGCGAAAGAAAAGGTTGCTCTTGAAACAtatgag GGTGATACACCCCAGGAGAAACGTCAAAAGCTTTGGCGATTAGATGACAAAAGTAAAGAAGAAATAATTGAAGGAGGATTGAATACTCACACAGGTGACTCAAGCAAGCTGGAAGAGACAAACCCACTTAATTTGTCAGCAAAGGATGTAATGTTTTCCATGGGGAAGAATGTTGGTGAGGGAAATAATGACGATGCATTTAAGGTAAAACGAGCAGGCCTTCAGAAAGATAGATCTAAGGTGGTATTTGGTGTTCCTAAGCCTGGGAAGAAACGGAAGTTTATGGAGGTTAGCAAACACTACACAGCTGATAAGACTGAAAAGGCAGCTGAAAGGAGTGATTCCATGAAGTTTGCAAAATATTTGATTCCCCAAGCATCACAGTCATGGAGGAACAGCTCAAAACAAGAGACAAAAGGAAAGCAAACCACCAACCTGAACACCAGAGTGCTTAAATCTTTGAGGTCACAGAATGTTCAGGCTAAGAGTACTGTAGATAAGGATAAACTGGTCAACAGTGCCTCTGTCTCAAATGGAGTAGAAGTGAGTCTTAAAACTTCTTTTAGCACAGGAGAGAAGAAGGATTCAATGGAAATTGGTTCTCTTCCGCATATCATTGGTAAAGTAGATGTTGCAGTCCTAGAGCCTTCTGCTCAGCCTGTTCAAGGTATTCCAGCAtctaagaagaaatcctcttctcTTGAGGTTGAAATGGGGGAGAAAGAAAAGGGTTCATCTGGTGTAGAATTGACTTCCAGATCCGAAGTTCAAGGTTTGGAAAATATTGGAAAAAGATCTGATGTTATTGAACCCCGAAGATCCAATCGTAGAATTCAGCCGACATCAAGA TTACTGGAGGGATTGCAAAGCTCTCTGCTCATATCCAAGATTCCCAATTTTTCACATGATAAAGGCACCAAGAACTTGCATAAAGGCGGACCATCTTCTAGAG GTCCGAGTCAGATAAATCGCAGATAG